From Halapricum desulfuricans, a single genomic window includes:
- a CDS encoding NRDE family protein produces MCTIVFAWQTFAEAPLVVAANRDEALDRPSQPPETFGSDPTILAPRDGEAGGTWIGVNDRDVFVAITNRWTDAELTGERSRGLLVRDALGQESAEDAVRYVERELDARGYEPFNLVVADRAAALFVEYDGGVAVRHFDPGVHAVANTGADGRYAIPEHRREHARKQAENVDRLREDLWPEPGADAETWRRRARDAIGDHDYGVCVHGDGFGTRSSSLLTVGTDGVSYHFADGPPCETDYRPVEVDL; encoded by the coding sequence ATGTGTACGATCGTGTTCGCCTGGCAGACCTTCGCCGAGGCGCCGCTCGTCGTGGCCGCGAACCGTGACGAGGCACTGGATCGCCCGTCACAGCCGCCCGAGACGTTCGGCTCGGATCCGACGATTCTCGCCCCGAGGGACGGGGAAGCCGGCGGCACCTGGATCGGCGTCAACGATCGGGACGTGTTCGTCGCGATCACCAACCGCTGGACCGACGCCGAACTGACGGGCGAGCGCTCCCGCGGGCTACTCGTCCGTGACGCGCTCGGTCAGGAGAGCGCCGAAGACGCCGTCCGTTACGTCGAACGCGAACTCGACGCGCGCGGCTACGAGCCGTTCAACCTCGTCGTCGCCGACCGTGCCGCGGCGCTGTTCGTCGAGTACGACGGCGGGGTGGCGGTCCGGCACTTCGATCCGGGCGTCCACGCCGTCGCCAATACCGGCGCGGACGGCCGCTACGCGATCCCCGAACACCGGCGCGAACACGCCCGAAAGCAGGCCGAAAACGTCGACCGCCTGCGGGAAGACCTGTGGCCCGAACCCGGTGCGGACGCCGAGACGTGGCGACGCCGGGCGCGGGACGCAATCGGCGATCACGACTACGGCGTCTGCGTCCACGGCGACGGGTTCGGCACGCGCTCGTCGTCGCTGCTCACGGTCGGGACAGACGGCGTGAGCTATCACTTCGCGGACGGACCGCCCTGCGAGACTGACTACCGGCCGGTCGAAGTAGACCTGTAG
- a CDS encoding helix-turn-helix transcriptional regulator, with amino-acid sequence MSTSPAEDDLSEDQRRGLELIRETGGIHQSDFWKELDVSSRKGSRIVESLVEEDLIDREDTVYNGHNTYYLSPKARDLDFSLLMAGDMLSPFIGDEEINAQSDAFTQWIMNLAYEE; translated from the coding sequence ATGAGCACGTCACCGGCCGAGGACGACCTCTCGGAGGACCAGCGACGCGGCCTCGAACTCATCCGGGAGACCGGGGGGATCCACCAGAGCGACTTCTGGAAGGAACTGGACGTCAGTTCCCGAAAGGGGAGCCGCATCGTCGAGTCGCTCGTCGAGGAGGACCTGATCGACCGCGAAGACACCGTCTACAACGGACACAACACCTACTACCTCTCGCCGAAAGCCAGGGACCTGGACTTCTCGCTTTTGATGGCCGGAGATATGCTCTCGCCGTTCATCGGCGACGAGGAGATCAACGCACAGAGCGACGCCTTCACGCAGTGGATCATGAACCTGGCCTACGAGGAGTGA
- the crcB gene encoding fluoride efflux transporter CrcB, translating to MTGQDHPLARAEPLFLIAVGGFVGAALRYAVSTALPGGFPWGTLAVNVLGSFALGLLLYEARLTDLLSAETRLILGTGLLSSFTTYSTFAVETASLDPAMAVANVGANYALGFLAVVAARAVTRGSLP from the coding sequence ATGACCGGACAGGACCACCCGCTCGCGCGGGCCGAGCCACTGTTTTTGATCGCGGTCGGCGGGTTCGTCGGGGCAGCGCTCCGGTATGCCGTCTCGACTGCACTGCCGGGTGGATTTCCCTGGGGGACGCTGGCGGTGAACGTCCTGGGGAGTTTCGCGCTGGGACTGTTGCTCTACGAGGCGCGTCTTACAGATCTGCTGAGCGCGGAGACGCGGCTCATCCTGGGGACCGGCCTGCTCTCGTCGTTCACCACTTACAGCACCTTTGCGGTCGAGACGGCGAGTCTCGACCCGGCAATGGCAGTGGCCAACGTCGGCGCGAACTACGCGCTCGGGTTCCTGGCTGTAGTCGCGGCACGTGCCGTCACCAGGGGGTCGTTACCGTGA
- the crcB gene encoding fluoride efflux transporter CrcB, which produces MTSPAVLVGLGGVLGAVARHLVGARIETDNADTFAVNVLGSVALGLLVTLPLDSRLSFVFATGFCGAFTTFSSFAFETVRLYETGRRRRAIANAVGSLGAALVGVALGAGLGSVLASTL; this is translated from the coding sequence GTGACGAGTCCGGCCGTACTCGTCGGCCTCGGCGGCGTACTCGGCGCGGTCGCCCGCCATCTCGTCGGGGCACGGATCGAGACGGACAACGCCGATACCTTCGCCGTCAACGTGCTCGGGAGCGTGGCGCTGGGGTTGCTCGTGACGCTGCCGCTCGATTCCCGGCTGTCGTTCGTGTTCGCGACCGGCTTCTGTGGCGCGTTCACGACGTTCTCGTCGTTCGCGTTCGAGACAGTCCGCCTCTACGAGACCGGCCGGCGCCGTCGTGCGATCGCCAACGCCGTCGGCTCGCTTGGGGCCGCGCTGGTCGGCGTCGCGCTGGGCGCTGGCCTCGGCAGTGTGCTCGCGAGCACGTTGTGA
- a CDS encoding aminotransferase class V-fold PLP-dependent enzyme, whose protein sequence is MNPEQLRADIPALDRAVYLNTGASSPSPRRVVEAMTAFAEYFEYEVPAGDGVYEVGWETYEAARETIANFLGVDPEGIALTKSTADGMNLLAAAMDFQPGDVLVRTDLEHPAGILPWNRLADLDDIEVRVLETENGRVDLDSVAAAAEDARLFALSSLTWTHGTRLPIGEISDIAHDAGAQVLVDAVQSPGQYPVDLTQWGADFVVGAGHKWLLGPWGSGFTYVDSDAIDTLEPRRIGYRSVEEPSDRDYTYHEGASRFEVGTASPLPHVGLAEAMDLLEEIGMDTVESRIERLTDRLKDGIDDERLLSPREYESGLVTFRVDDPESTVERLRERDVIVRSLPYPKAVRASVHAFNTAEDVDALLDGL, encoded by the coding sequence ATGAATCCCGAGCAGTTGCGGGCGGACATCCCGGCGCTGGACCGTGCCGTCTATCTCAACACCGGCGCGTCCAGTCCGAGCCCGCGTCGCGTCGTCGAGGCGATGACAGCGTTCGCGGAGTACTTCGAGTACGAGGTCCCGGCCGGCGATGGGGTCTACGAGGTCGGCTGGGAGACCTACGAGGCCGCGCGCGAGACGATCGCGAACTTCCTCGGTGTCGATCCCGAAGGGATCGCACTCACCAAAAGCACGGCCGACGGGATGAACCTGCTCGCCGCGGCGATGGACTTCCAGCCCGGCGACGTCCTCGTGCGAACGGACCTGGAACACCCGGCCGGGATACTGCCGTGGAACCGGCTGGCGGATCTCGACGACATCGAGGTCCGCGTGCTCGAAACCGAGAACGGCCGGGTCGATCTCGATTCGGTCGCGGCTGCCGCCGAGGACGCGCGGCTGTTCGCGCTCAGTTCGCTCACCTGGACCCACGGGACGCGCCTGCCGATCGGCGAGATCAGCGACATCGCACACGACGCCGGCGCGCAGGTCCTCGTCGATGCCGTCCAGTCACCCGGCCAGTATCCCGTCGATCTCACGCAGTGGGGCGCGGACTTCGTCGTCGGAGCGGGACACAAGTGGCTACTCGGCCCGTGGGGCAGCGGCTTCACCTACGTCGATAGCGACGCGATCGACACGCTGGAACCGCGCCGGATCGGCTACCGATCCGTCGAGGAGCCGTCTGATCGCGACTACACCTACCACGAGGGGGCGTCCCGCTTCGAGGTCGGCACCGCCTCGCCGCTGCCACACGTCGGGCTCGCCGAAGCGATGGACCTCCTCGAGGAGATCGGGATGGACACCGTCGAATCCAGGATCGAACGGCTGACCGATCGGCTCAAAGACGGAATCGACGACGAGCGGCTGCTCAGCCCCCGGGAGTACGAGTCCGGCCTGGTGACGTTCCGCGTCGACGACCCCGAATCGACCGTCGAGCGGCTCCGCGAGCGGGACGTAATCGTCCGGTCGCTTCCGTATCCGAAGGCGGTTCGGGCGTCGGTCCACGCGTTCAACACGGCCGAGGACGTGGACGCATTGCTGGACGGACTGTAG
- a CDS encoding zinc ribbon domain-containing protein: MSECPYCGGPIAEDDRYCPRCGERQTDRGDREGFLDPAVVQYLDGIRNGARTFDPDSPYHDRFEREVAAAIGDFAHLLGAGVDLHDVLTVDQSAPIESPVDPVEADPATRQLLGLAVLLGLATESFSGVDSDELLASYHELQDRD, encoded by the coding sequence ATGTCCGAGTGTCCCTACTGTGGCGGGCCGATCGCGGAGGACGATCGTTACTGTCCGCGCTGTGGCGAGCGCCAGACCGACCGCGGCGACCGCGAGGGGTTCCTCGATCCGGCCGTCGTCCAGTACCTCGACGGGATTCGCAACGGCGCGCGCACCTTCGACCCGGACTCGCCGTACCACGATCGCTTCGAGCGGGAAGTGGCCGCTGCCATCGGCGATTTCGCGCACCTGCTGGGCGCGGGCGTCGATCTCCACGACGTACTGACAGTCGATCAGTCGGCGCCGATCGAGTCGCCGGTCGATCCAGTCGAAGCCGACCCTGCGACCCGACAGCTGCTTGGACTGGCCGTGCTGCTCGGGCTCGCCACGGAATCGTTCTCCGGCGTCGACAGCGACGAGCTGCTCGCGAGCTACCACGAATTGCAGGACCGGGATTGA
- a CDS encoding alpha-amylase family glycosyl hydrolase, giving the protein MTDRDAAAGHHPGPPRFMHADETIVDPIFVDGHHGLDRDNLAPTIDGTPERDPDPYDPEAFSWSLSDQPEDSDAVVEFALTPYDDAERYDHGDHHTAEFQPDVPGTYVFELAAPDGTHRQTVRVFPEAPEDAGGPPRLELDGRYDAENEEFVLLADAELSPTSNAFREDLTVEWLPEAGSGLSLSDVTIESPITESPTPPSESDGVVGQQVRIPADALDGVTRLFGAPYDGQVVGNVDEVLLDPEAGTVELPNRPPEWLDDAVVYEIFTRSFAAEPAGTDFEFLVEKVPYLDELGIDVVWLTPIVPAWSAQIDRAPGGPHAYSTEDYFDVAEDLGTLEEYERFVEICHDHDIRVCFDLVINHAGWTNPRFQDTIAKLGEDIGDKYVLPHVEEWDEDSKYFDWFDRQSGGTDTDAPPAATYFFGTRLQPNLNYGNVALREHIMAAAEFWAPKVDAFRCDIAWGVPHSFWKELRRRVRAMDSEFMLLDETIPRMPSFAESEFDAHFDTTGFMDAAHAVARGDRPASDIVRAIEQRFIDGFPTFTRLLNTTENHDERRLYYEAKAEGRRENVAKAQRAAMAAAVTLPGVPFVLYGQERLIGEYGMPRESAFGDDDDRSDDDIKNDPYKRAFMNWDEYPEEHLQFYQDLFDLYHELDVLKPAADLAQAPHSNIDPDDVLVFGRETDEQSVVVVINFGDGPATVDLRNVVDPCNLFTGENCETGGTNHATRVEVETLGIFETPSVLGPSHRP; this is encoded by the coding sequence ATGACTGACCGAGACGCTGCCGCGGGACACCACCCCGGTCCACCCCGGTTCATGCACGCCGACGAGACGATCGTCGACCCGATCTTCGTCGACGGCCACCACGGTCTCGATCGGGACAACCTCGCACCGACGATCGACGGCACGCCCGAACGCGACCCGGATCCCTACGATCCCGAGGCGTTCTCGTGGTCGCTGTCCGACCAGCCCGAGGACAGCGACGCGGTCGTGGAGTTCGCGCTGACGCCCTACGACGACGCCGAACGGTACGACCACGGCGATCACCACACTGCCGAGTTTCAGCCGGACGTGCCCGGAACGTATGTCTTCGAACTGGCTGCTCCGGACGGCACGCACCGCCAGACCGTCCGCGTCTTTCCGGAAGCGCCGGAGGACGCCGGTGGGCCACCCCGGCTCGAACTCGACGGTCGGTACGACGCCGAGAACGAGGAGTTCGTCCTGCTGGCCGACGCGGAACTGTCCCCGACGAGCAACGCGTTCCGCGAGGACCTCACCGTCGAGTGGCTCCCTGAAGCCGGGTCGGGGCTCTCGCTGTCGGACGTGACGATCGAGTCGCCGATCACTGAGTCGCCGACGCCGCCTTCGGAGTCGGACGGGGTCGTCGGCCAGCAGGTCCGTATTCCGGCCGACGCACTGGATGGGGTGACGCGACTGTTCGGGGCTCCCTACGACGGGCAGGTCGTAGGCAACGTCGACGAGGTCCTGCTCGATCCCGAGGCCGGAACCGTCGAGTTGCCCAACCGGCCGCCGGAGTGGCTCGACGACGCCGTCGTCTACGAGATCTTCACGCGTTCGTTCGCGGCCGAACCCGCCGGTACCGACTTCGAGTTCCTCGTCGAGAAAGTCCCCTACCTCGACGAGCTGGGCATCGACGTGGTCTGGCTGACGCCGATCGTGCCCGCCTGGTCCGCTCAGATCGACCGCGCGCCGGGCGGCCCCCACGCCTACTCCACAGAAGACTACTTCGACGTCGCCGAGGATCTGGGGACGCTCGAAGAGTACGAGCGGTTCGTGGAGATCTGCCACGATCACGACATCCGGGTCTGTTTCGACCTGGTGATTAACCACGCCGGCTGGACGAACCCTCGCTTCCAGGATACGATCGCCAAACTGGGCGAGGACATCGGGGACAAGTACGTCCTGCCACACGTCGAGGAGTGGGACGAGGATTCGAAGTACTTCGACTGGTTCGACCGCCAATCCGGCGGGACCGATACCGACGCGCCGCCCGCGGCGACGTACTTTTTCGGGACGCGCCTGCAACCCAATCTCAACTACGGCAACGTGGCGCTGCGAGAACATATCATGGCCGCTGCGGAGTTCTGGGCCCCGAAGGTCGACGCGTTCCGGTGTGACATCGCATGGGGCGTCCCCCACTCTTTCTGGAAGGAACTGCGCCGGCGCGTCCGGGCGATGGACAGCGAGTTCATGCTGCTCGACGAGACGATTCCGCGGATGCCGTCCTTCGCCGAATCGGAGTTCGACGCCCACTTCGACACGACCGGGTTCATGGACGCCGCTCACGCCGTCGCGCGCGGCGATCGGCCCGCTTCGGATATCGTCCGGGCGATCGAACAGCGGTTCATCGACGGCTTCCCGACGTTCACGCGCCTTCTCAACACGACAGAGAACCACGACGAACGCCGGCTCTATTACGAGGCCAAAGCCGAGGGACGGCGCGAGAACGTCGCCAAGGCCCAGCGGGCAGCGATGGCCGCCGCCGTGACGCTGCCGGGCGTCCCCTTCGTCCTCTACGGGCAGGAGCGACTCATCGGCGAATACGGGATGCCACGCGAGAGCGCCTTCGGCGACGATGACGATCGATCGGACGACGACATCAAAAACGACCCCTACAAGCGGGCGTTTATGAACTGGGATGAGTATCCAGAAGAGCATCTTCAGTTCTATCAGGATCTCTTTGATCTCTACCACGAACTGGACGTCCTCAAGCCGGCAGCCGACCTCGCCCAGGCACCACACAGCAACATCGATCCGGATGACGTGCTCGTGTTCGGTCGCGAGACCGACGAGCAGTCGGTCGTCGTCGTGATTAACTTCGGCGACGGGCCGGCGACGGTCGACCTGCGCAACGTCGTCGACCCCTGTAACCTGTTTACCGGCGAGAACTGCGAAACCGGTGGGACGAACCACGCGACCCGCGTCGAGGTCGAGACGCTCGGAATCTTCGAGACGCCGAGCGTACTCGGACCGAGCCACCGGCCGTAG
- a CDS encoding RAD55 family ATPase produces the protein MDGELSTGIMALDRRLDGGLYPGDVLVVVAPPAAQSHTLLYQLMSERPTLYVSTLRPEESVQRDFDKHGGLNVTYRIETTGSKLTMEGELIHELTGSRTYTGNSAVKDDPLDDLYDLVETIDGSINVIVDPMNPLERGDSRDAYNETLSFLGAKLADTDSLGVLLCHTSDSPPPFRDLTLIVADVVWELDIVSVSKDDVEYQLRVPKNRGGKVITENLSLDIRNRTVTIDDSRTI, from the coding sequence ATGGATGGGGAGCTTTCGACGGGAATCATGGCACTGGATCGGCGTCTCGACGGTGGGCTGTATCCGGGAGATGTCCTCGTGGTCGTCGCACCGCCGGCCGCACAGAGCCATACGCTGCTCTATCAACTCATGAGCGAGCGGCCCACACTGTACGTGTCGACGCTGCGACCGGAAGAATCAGTCCAGCGGGACTTCGACAAGCACGGCGGTCTCAACGTCACCTACCGAATCGAGACGACGGGGAGCAAGCTCACGATGGAGGGCGAACTGATCCACGAACTGACCGGGAGCCGGACGTACACCGGCAACTCAGCTGTCAAAGACGATCCGCTCGACGATCTGTACGACCTCGTCGAGACGATCGACGGGTCGATCAACGTGATCGTCGATCCGATGAACCCGCTCGAGCGCGGTGACTCGCGCGATGCGTACAACGAGACGCTCTCGTTTCTGGGCGCGAAGCTGGCGGACACGGATAGTCTAGGCGTGCTACTCTGTCACACGAGCGATTCTCCGCCCCCGTTCCGCGATCTGACACTCATCGTCGCGGACGTCGTCTGGGAACTCGACATCGTCTCGGTCTCGAAAGACGACGTCGAGTATCAGCTTCGGGTGCCGAAAAACCGAGGTGGGAAAGTCATCACGGAGAACCTGTCGCTCGACATCCGGAACCGCACCGTGACGATCGACGACAGTCGAACGATCTGA